From the genome of Candidatus Methylopumilus rimovensis, one region includes:
- the atpG gene encoding F0F1 ATP synthase subunit gamma codes for MAGSKEIRTKIKSVENTRKITKAMEMVAASKMRKAQERMRQARPYAEKIRNVAAHLSYAKSEYKHPFLVKKDQIKNIGLIVVTSDKGLCGGLNTNVLRMSVNQMKEWESQGKNVHVSALGNKGLGFMTRINANVKSHITGLGDTPHVEKLIGAIKVMLDAYVNGEVDQLFICYTKFINTMKQEPVVDQLLPLSGDKIGSPEGPWDYIYEPDAQSVIDQLLTRYIESLIYHGVTENMASEQSARMVAMKSASDNAKNVIGELKLIYNKARQAAITKEISEIVGGAAAVA; via the coding sequence ATGGCCGGTAGTAAAGAAATCAGAACCAAGATCAAGAGTGTAGAAAATACACGAAAGATCACCAAAGCGATGGAGATGGTCGCAGCATCTAAGATGCGTAAAGCGCAAGAGCGTATGCGTCAAGCTCGGCCTTATGCTGAGAAAATTAGAAATGTAGCAGCGCATTTATCATATGCAAAATCTGAATATAAACATCCATTCCTCGTGAAAAAAGACCAAATTAAAAATATTGGTTTGATTGTAGTGACTTCAGATAAAGGTTTATGCGGCGGTCTTAATACCAATGTATTAAGAATGTCTGTGAATCAAATGAAAGAATGGGAATCACAAGGCAAAAATGTACACGTCAGTGCCTTAGGTAACAAAGGCTTAGGTTTCATGACGCGTATTAATGCGAATGTGAAATCACATATCACAGGTTTAGGCGATACACCGCACGTTGAAAAATTAATTGGTGCGATCAAAGTGATGCTTGATGCTTATGTAAATGGCGAAGTAGATCAGCTCTTTATTTGTTATACCAAATTTATTAATACGATGAAGCAAGAACCTGTGGTGGATCAATTGTTACCACTTTCAGGCGATAAAATCGGAAGTCCAGAAGGTCCATGGGATTATATCTATGAACCTGATGCACAAAGTGTAATCGATCAATTATTGACGCGTTATATTGAGTCATTGATTTATCACGGCGTCACAGAAAATATGGCATCAGAGCAATCTGCACGTATGGTTGCGATGAAATCAGCTTCAGATAATGCGAAGAATGTGATTGGCGAATTGAAATTGATTTATAACAAAGCACGTCAAGCGGCAATTACAAAAGAAATTTCAGAAATTGTGGGTGGTGCAGCTGCGGTTGCATAA